A single region of the Arthrobacter sp. V1I7 genome encodes:
- a CDS encoding NAD(P)/FAD-dependent oxidoreductase: MPETANGVVGAWLAQFDEALRSHNTDAALDLFDDDSYWRDFVSFTWNLKTLEGKAAIARMLEATLDEVQPSNWTLAEDATGDAVNTEAWVNFETAQARGYAHLRLRNGKCWTLLTTMQELKGFEERKGPNRDKGVAHEITKGRKSWLELKEEQEARLGYEDQPYTVIIGGGQGGIGLGARLRRLGVPTIIIEKNERPGDSWRNRYQSLHLHDPVWYDHLPYMKFPDDWPVFAAKDKIGDWLENYTRIMELNYWSKTECTNASFDEASQEWVVEVVRDGEPVTLRPQQLVFALGVSGYPSVPAFDGAESFLGEQYHSSKHPGGGDWTGKKAVVIGSNNSAHDICADLWEHGADVTMVQRSSTHIARSESLMDLALGDLYSEKALANGVTTEKADLLFASLPYRILPEAQIPVYAEMAKRDAGFYSQLEAAGFDLDFGVDGSGLFLKYLRRGSGYYIDVGASQLIIDGRVKLANGEVSKITGNSVVMANGTELDADVIIYATGYGSMNGWLADLVSPEVADAVGKCWGFGSDTPKDPGPWEGELRNMWKPTNVENLWIHGGNLHQSRHYSNYLALQLKARMEGLPTPVFELQPTHHTR; this comes from the coding sequence ATGCCTGAGACAGCAAACGGCGTGGTCGGGGCGTGGTTGGCGCAGTTCGATGAGGCACTGCGCAGCCACAACACGGACGCCGCACTGGATCTTTTCGACGACGATTCGTACTGGCGCGACTTCGTTTCCTTCACCTGGAACCTCAAGACGCTTGAGGGCAAAGCAGCCATCGCCCGCATGCTCGAGGCGACCCTGGACGAGGTGCAGCCAAGCAACTGGACCCTCGCCGAGGACGCCACCGGTGACGCCGTCAACACCGAGGCCTGGGTGAATTTCGAGACCGCCCAGGCCCGGGGCTACGCCCACCTCCGCCTCCGCAACGGCAAATGCTGGACCCTGCTCACCACCATGCAGGAACTCAAGGGCTTTGAGGAAAGGAAGGGCCCCAACCGGGACAAGGGAGTCGCCCATGAGATCACCAAGGGCCGCAAATCCTGGCTGGAACTGAAGGAAGAGCAGGAAGCGCGGCTCGGCTACGAAGACCAGCCCTACACCGTCATCATCGGCGGCGGCCAGGGCGGGATCGGGCTGGGGGCGCGGCTGCGCAGACTCGGCGTGCCCACCATCATCATCGAAAAGAATGAGCGTCCGGGTGACTCTTGGCGCAACCGCTACCAGTCCCTCCACCTGCACGATCCGGTCTGGTACGACCACCTGCCCTACATGAAGTTCCCCGACGACTGGCCGGTTTTCGCGGCCAAGGACAAGATCGGCGACTGGCTGGAGAACTACACACGGATCATGGAGCTGAACTACTGGTCCAAGACCGAGTGCACCAACGCCAGCTTCGACGAAGCGTCCCAGGAGTGGGTGGTGGAGGTGGTGCGCGACGGCGAACCGGTCACCTTGCGCCCGCAGCAGCTCGTCTTCGCCCTGGGTGTTTCGGGATACCCGAGCGTCCCCGCGTTCGACGGCGCCGAATCCTTCCTGGGGGAGCAGTACCACTCGTCCAAGCACCCCGGCGGCGGAGACTGGACCGGCAAGAAGGCCGTGGTCATCGGCTCCAACAATTCGGCCCACGATATCTGCGCCGACCTCTGGGAGCATGGCGCCGATGTCACCATGGTCCAGCGGTCCTCCACCCACATTGCCCGCAGCGAATCCCTCATGGACCTTGCGCTGGGCGATCTGTACTCCGAAAAGGCACTGGCCAACGGCGTCACTACGGAGAAAGCCGATCTGCTGTTTGCCTCCTTGCCCTACCGGATCCTGCCCGAAGCCCAGATCCCTGTCTATGCGGAGATGGCCAAGCGGGACGCCGGGTTCTACTCGCAGCTGGAGGCCGCCGGCTTTGACCTGGACTTCGGCGTTGACGGCTCCGGTCTGTTCCTGAAGTACCTGAGACGCGGTTCCGGCTACTACATCGACGTCGGTGCCTCGCAGCTGATCATCGACGGCCGGGTCAAGCTCGCCAATGGCGAGGTCAGCAAGATCACCGGCAACTCCGTCGTGATGGCCAACGGAACCGAACTGGACGCAGACGTCATCATCTACGCCACCGGCTACGGGTCGATGAACGGCTGGTTGGCGGATCTGGTCTCGCCCGAGGTGGCCGACGCCGTCGGCAAGTGCTGGGGATTCGGATCGGACACGCCCAAAGATCCGGGGCCGTGGGAGGGGGAACTCCGCAATATGTGGAAGCCCACCAATGTGGAGAACCTGTGGATCCACGGCGGCAATCTGCACCAGAGCCGCCACTACTCCAACTACCTGGCTCTGCAGCTCAAGGCAAGGATGGAAGGACTGCCGACGCCGGTTTTCGAGCTGCAGCCCACGCACCACACCCGCTGA
- a CDS encoding GAF domain-containing protein, which produces MRQGNGSITHPSDLRFSAPAEYARTLRAAHEATISGNPDPHLSPSLIKSWQRSLALGINPDQHRPLHRHEVSEARLLSAGHRLAAVMPALSQLLADETVTGRHLLIVTDHQGEVLWRLGSRQALRLADSLEFVEGADWSESGVGTNAISEALVTGAPAQLFSAEHLVRTHHDWACTASPIRDPLTGEIVGVLDVSGPFESVTPDSLRLVRCGVRLAEELLKSAAGPDGGSGGFGQPLRRDEQTPRDGDAQSQLLLRLLGDVPSAVIDGGIRRPLTLRRAEILALLASRDQGWSADELAYEIHGDAGTGAAIRTEMHRIRNILGGVLDANPYRFSSTVKVVTDASVVAGHLRDGQVAEALAAYPAKLLNRSVNLAVGFMRDELNVAVGASVRSSGDARLILQWCTTDMGSSDTAAAAAAAALIGPADPRCQLVSARMERVDRELRA; this is translated from the coding sequence ATGCGGCAGGGCAACGGCTCCATCACGCATCCCTCAGACCTCAGGTTTTCCGCACCGGCGGAGTACGCCCGAACCCTCCGGGCAGCGCACGAGGCCACCATTTCCGGCAATCCGGATCCGCACTTGTCGCCGTCGCTCATCAAGTCCTGGCAGCGTTCCCTCGCCTTGGGCATCAATCCGGACCAGCACCGGCCGCTCCACCGGCATGAAGTCTCCGAGGCGCGCTTACTCAGTGCTGGGCATCGGCTGGCTGCGGTCATGCCCGCGCTGTCGCAGCTGCTGGCCGATGAGACGGTGACGGGACGCCATTTGCTGATCGTGACCGACCACCAGGGCGAAGTCCTGTGGCGCCTTGGCAGCAGGCAGGCGTTGCGGCTCGCGGACTCCCTGGAGTTTGTGGAGGGTGCCGACTGGTCCGAGTCCGGGGTCGGCACCAACGCCATCAGCGAGGCTTTAGTGACCGGAGCCCCGGCGCAGCTCTTCTCGGCCGAGCACCTCGTGCGGACGCATCATGATTGGGCTTGCACTGCGTCTCCCATCCGCGACCCCTTGACGGGAGAAATCGTCGGCGTCCTGGATGTCTCCGGCCCGTTCGAGTCGGTCACGCCGGACAGCCTGCGGCTGGTGCGTTGTGGGGTGCGGCTTGCGGAGGAGCTGCTGAAATCGGCAGCGGGTCCCGATGGCGGTAGCGGGGGCTTTGGACAGCCGCTACGACGTGACGAGCAGACACCGCGCGACGGCGACGCCCAGTCGCAGCTGTTGCTGCGGTTGTTGGGCGACGTCCCGTCGGCGGTGATCGACGGCGGCATCCGGCGCCCGCTGACGTTGCGCCGTGCCGAGATCCTGGCACTGCTGGCCTCGCGTGACCAGGGCTGGAGCGCCGATGAACTGGCTTACGAGATCCATGGCGACGCTGGCACCGGCGCCGCGATCCGGACCGAGATGCACCGGATACGCAATATCCTGGGCGGTGTCCTGGACGCGAACCCCTATCGGTTCTCTTCAACAGTCAAGGTCGTGACGGATGCCTCGGTTGTGGCCGGCCATCTGCGGGACGGGCAGGTTGCCGAGGCTTTGGCGGCCTACCCGGCAAAACTCCTCAACCGGTCGGTCAATCTGGCGGTCGGGTTCATGCGCGACGAGCTCAACGTCGCCGTGGGAGCGTCCGTACGCTCCAGCGGTGATGCCCGGCTGATACTGCAGTGGTGCACAACCGACATGGGATCTTCCGATACCGCGGCTGCGGCAGCCGCGGCGGCACTGATCGGACCGGCGGATCCTCGGTGCCAGCTGGTGAGCGCCCGGATGGAACGGGTGGACCGGGAGCTGCGAGCCTAG
- a CDS encoding DUF6318 family protein, translated as MTSRTSSSTSKCFRSAALVVALLISASACNGGGVQPAASPPAESQSPSAASTPSATPTPTPSYKPADASGRAQNVPVPVLPEVAKSETKEGLEAFARYWFQLLSYGYETGDTGPLESVTSPACSPCGTAKSDIIPWHQEGRWLIGGQITTPAVETTFSAGADGIYKVAVQVHQVPLTYVRADGSVAQKGEQKDDTGNLLLVAFRNNTWHVDDVGSIVG; from the coding sequence ATGACATCTCGCACTTCGAGCTCCACTAGCAAATGCTTTCGGTCGGCTGCTCTTGTTGTCGCACTCCTCATATCTGCCAGCGCCTGTAACGGGGGAGGCGTGCAGCCCGCCGCGTCCCCGCCGGCTGAATCGCAAAGCCCCTCTGCCGCGTCGACTCCGAGTGCCACGCCGACCCCAACCCCAAGCTACAAGCCGGCCGACGCCTCAGGGAGGGCCCAGAACGTCCCCGTCCCGGTGCTGCCCGAGGTCGCGAAGTCGGAGACGAAGGAAGGGCTGGAGGCATTTGCACGGTACTGGTTCCAGCTGCTGAGTTACGGGTACGAGACCGGCGATACGGGGCCCTTGGAAAGCGTGACCTCGCCGGCATGCTCTCCATGCGGAACGGCCAAAAGCGACATCATCCCTTGGCATCAAGAAGGTCGGTGGCTCATAGGCGGTCAGATCACGACCCCTGCTGTGGAAACGACATTTTCAGCTGGAGCCGACGGCATTTACAAGGTTGCTGTCCAGGTTCATCAAGTCCCACTTACCTATGTCAGGGCTGACGGGAGCGTCGCCCAGAAGGGCGAGCAAAAAGACGATACTGGCAACCTCCTCCTCGTTGCCTTCCGCAATAACACTTGGCACGTTGATGATGTCGGAAGCATTGTCGGCTAG
- a CDS encoding very short patch repair endonuclease: MADKLTPERRSWNMSRIRGKNTKPELLVRKLLHSKGYRYRLHGTARGGKLPGSPDLVFASRHKVIFVNGCFWHFHDCRVGQHAPKANAEFWETKRTRTRNRDAEQLHQLETSGWKVLTVWECQLKDPAMLEQHLDSFLRNTEQSPH; the protein is encoded by the coding sequence ATGGCGGACAAGCTGACACCGGAGCGGCGCAGCTGGAACATGTCCCGCATCAGGGGCAAGAACACCAAACCTGAACTACTCGTGAGAAAGCTGCTGCATTCAAAGGGCTACCGCTACCGATTGCATGGCACGGCCCGCGGCGGCAAGCTCCCGGGCAGCCCTGACCTGGTCTTCGCCAGCCGCCACAAAGTCATCTTTGTCAACGGCTGTTTCTGGCATTTCCACGACTGCCGTGTGGGGCAGCACGCTCCCAAAGCGAATGCAGAGTTCTGGGAAACCAAGCGGACCCGCACACGGAACCGCGATGCTGAACAGCTTCACCAGCTGGAAACCTCAGGCTGGAAAGTGCTGACCGTCTGGGAGTGCCAACTCAAGGACCCGGCAATGCTGGAACAGCACCTGGACTCGTTCCTCCGAAACACCGAGCAGTCGCCGCACTAA
- a CDS encoding TetR/AcrR family transcriptional regulator, which translates to MSLSTSPVRRSSPPPELPNSASVADAVPGVRERILDVAYELFSRRGVRGVGVNELISRSGVAKASFYRHFASKDDLVLAFLERRDQQWTVDKIITEARRRGETPEEQLLAIFDVFADWFARDDFEACSFVNILLEMGPDHPLGQASIDYLAKIRTHVQQLAEEAGLRDPENFSRSWHILMKGSIVSAAEGDRAAAGRSREMAGWLIAHSRG; encoded by the coding sequence ATGTCACTTTCAACTAGTCCCGTTCGGAGATCGTCCCCGCCGCCCGAGCTGCCGAACAGTGCGTCTGTCGCTGACGCTGTCCCGGGAGTGCGGGAGCGGATTCTCGACGTCGCCTATGAGCTGTTTTCCCGGCGGGGCGTCCGGGGCGTCGGTGTCAACGAACTAATCAGCCGTTCTGGAGTGGCCAAGGCGAGCTTTTACCGGCATTTCGCTTCCAAGGACGATCTGGTGCTGGCCTTCCTCGAACGCCGGGACCAGCAGTGGACCGTGGACAAGATCATCACAGAGGCCCGGCGTCGGGGCGAGACCCCGGAGGAGCAGTTGCTCGCCATCTTTGACGTCTTTGCCGACTGGTTCGCACGCGATGATTTCGAGGCGTGCTCGTTCGTGAACATCCTCCTCGAAATGGGTCCGGACCATCCGCTTGGCCAGGCCAGTATCGACTACCTTGCGAAAATCCGTACCCATGTTCAGCAACTGGCCGAAGAGGCAGGGCTGCGCGATCCGGAAAACTTTTCCCGGTCCTGGCACATCCTCATGAAGGGATCCATCGTCTCCGCTGCGGAGGGCGACCGCGCCGCCGCAGGCCGCTCCCGCGAGATGGCCGGCTGGCTGATCGCTCACAGCCGCGGTTGA
- a CDS encoding restriction endonuclease, translating into MGAASLRRIVLDELSVGVAERLDPASAAYINGSGLAKASPMGMGLYRIEPVGRVGSVRTPTVQLEVRPKERLGLGRLLFLLGYAGDQGFREDSVSAVEETDLWSALAESLAQLANRALSRGVLQGYLSVDESLRTVKGRIRISDQISRRPGMLVPLEVSYDEFTEDIAENRILRAALERMSQVPGVRPEVLSRLRQLNGKLAAVTRLQSGAPLPAWRASRMNTRYHAALRLAELILRNASAEAGDGKQQSASFVVDMSSVFEDFVGVALREAMTAFPGEMRLRYNALLNEAVRDSDRIIVQPGAVHLLGGRPVMVYDAKYQAASDVGASLSGDHYRMLAYCTSLRVPTAWLIYPGAGEIKLRRILNTDIDIVEFPLDLSKSPAEILASVADLAQQSWGEVVRQATISR; encoded by the coding sequence ATGGGCGCGGCTTCGCTGCGCCGGATCGTGCTGGACGAGCTCTCCGTCGGGGTCGCGGAGCGGCTCGACCCGGCCAGCGCGGCCTACATCAACGGAAGCGGGCTCGCGAAGGCCTCGCCGATGGGCATGGGGCTGTACCGAATCGAGCCCGTCGGGAGAGTCGGGTCCGTTCGCACCCCGACGGTGCAACTGGAGGTGCGGCCCAAGGAGCGACTCGGGCTGGGCCGGCTGCTGTTCCTGCTGGGCTACGCGGGGGACCAGGGCTTCCGCGAGGATTCCGTCTCCGCCGTCGAGGAGACAGACCTCTGGAGCGCCCTGGCCGAATCGCTGGCGCAACTCGCGAACCGCGCCCTCAGCCGCGGAGTCCTGCAAGGCTACCTGAGCGTGGACGAATCCCTCCGGACGGTCAAGGGCAGGATCCGGATCTCGGACCAGATCTCCCGCCGACCCGGCATGCTGGTCCCGCTGGAGGTCTCCTATGACGAGTTCACCGAAGACATTGCGGAAAACCGGATCCTTCGGGCCGCGCTCGAGCGGATGTCCCAGGTCCCGGGGGTGCGCCCCGAAGTCCTCAGCAGGCTGCGCCAACTGAACGGGAAGCTCGCCGCCGTGACCCGCCTTCAGTCCGGTGCGCCACTGCCGGCCTGGCGGGCCAGCCGGATGAATACCCGCTACCACGCTGCCCTGCGGCTCGCCGAACTGATCCTGCGCAACGCCTCCGCGGAAGCCGGCGACGGCAAGCAGCAGTCGGCGTCGTTTGTGGTGGACATGTCCAGCGTGTTCGAGGACTTCGTCGGGGTCGCACTGCGGGAGGCCATGACCGCCTTCCCGGGGGAGATGCGGCTGCGGTACAACGCCTTGCTCAACGAAGCCGTCCGGGACTCGGACCGGATCATCGTGCAGCCGGGCGCCGTGCACCTGCTGGGCGGACGGCCGGTGATGGTCTACGACGCGAAGTACCAGGCGGCATCCGACGTCGGGGCTTCACTCTCCGGCGACCATTACCGGATGCTGGCGTACTGCACCTCGTTGCGCGTCCCGACGGCGTGGCTCATCTACCCGGGTGCCGGGGAAATCAAGCTGCGTCGGATCCTGAACACGGACATCGACATTGTGGAGTTTCCCCTGGATCTGTCCAAGTCGCCCGCGGAGATCCTGGCCTCCGTGGCGGATCTTGCACAACAATCCTGGGGCGAAGTCGTGCGGCAGGCCACGATCAGCCGGTAG
- a CDS encoding McrB family protein produces MTPSKKPAMHRALGISKEIEDAAWFVLGPGLHGKASALDGRTKTWSVQAAAELLERLERGVPDSKAPMMTNLRENLADASRGAKQLAVELLFLQSLPLAHEVKSLKVKRARVAEAATWLEPPLELPDELYAGMTDHGVIRDRTAEFNWTIWDHLKWLCRFVQHVARRPAGVVAAAVKDPLAFHLLVAGTPDDQPAIRRSIEFLVWPSYFEPVVADIERQEIRDAFASLVGGAKGDSDEEISADIHRIRLHLDEQAGQRIDWYSRQLVSQWRKVGDPGRRAWLLRTHQDNADMLGTWQADETVTLDVEHLRLLDPGVTAGLVQHAVDEDYKHLSYVEREDTKTAVFAFLTVMKPGDLALYQSSGTVRVGVVLGEPEHHQDNRRLRRKVRWFDETHSMSELPRHVQRQLASSGIVVDITRVIQSLEALLPAEAEAEAGDGAAADIVVELASEGFRPLTPEFAASLHMDLEPLQEIAELLEENRQLVLYGPPGTGKTYLAKHLAAQLAGDTTDERVKLVQFHPSYAYEDFFEGFRPDKTDEGQVSFKLVAGPLRRIAEEAAKPGNESKPYFLIIDEMNRANLAKVFGELYFLLEYRDDRIYLQYSPNEPFTLPDNLYIIGTMNTADRSIAMMDAAIRRRFNFIELHPKTEPVKGSLLRFLQARELDTTPALLMDALNDAIDEWDRDLMIGPSYFMKKSAQSPKGLRRIWKYELMPLLEEHYHGQLSRAQLEERFGLDQLLARLEHA; encoded by the coding sequence ATGACCCCATCCAAAAAGCCTGCCATGCACCGCGCCCTCGGCATCTCCAAGGAGATTGAGGACGCGGCGTGGTTTGTCTTGGGGCCGGGGTTGCACGGCAAGGCCTCGGCCTTGGACGGACGCACCAAAACCTGGTCGGTGCAGGCCGCCGCGGAGTTGCTGGAACGCCTCGAGCGGGGTGTGCCGGACTCCAAGGCGCCCATGATGACCAACCTCCGGGAGAACCTGGCGGATGCTTCCCGGGGAGCCAAGCAACTGGCAGTTGAGCTGCTGTTTCTTCAGTCCCTTCCATTGGCCCATGAGGTGAAATCCCTCAAGGTGAAACGCGCCCGGGTGGCCGAGGCCGCAACGTGGCTGGAACCGCCTTTGGAACTTCCGGACGAGCTGTATGCGGGCATGACCGACCACGGCGTGATCCGGGACCGTACCGCGGAGTTCAACTGGACCATCTGGGATCACCTGAAGTGGCTCTGCCGTTTCGTCCAGCACGTCGCCCGGCGGCCCGCTGGTGTCGTCGCCGCCGCCGTCAAGGACCCGCTGGCCTTCCACCTGCTGGTTGCCGGCACTCCCGATGACCAGCCGGCGATCCGCCGCAGCATCGAATTCCTGGTCTGGCCGAGCTACTTCGAGCCGGTCGTGGCCGACATCGAGCGCCAGGAAATCCGCGACGCCTTTGCCTCGCTCGTGGGCGGGGCTAAGGGGGACAGCGACGAGGAAATCTCGGCCGACATCCACCGCATCCGCCTGCACCTGGACGAGCAGGCCGGCCAGCGGATCGACTGGTACTCCCGCCAGCTCGTGAGCCAGTGGCGCAAGGTGGGAGACCCCGGCCGCCGCGCTTGGCTGCTGCGCACGCATCAGGACAACGCCGACATGCTCGGCACCTGGCAGGCCGATGAAACGGTGACGCTCGACGTCGAACACCTCCGCCTGCTCGATCCGGGCGTCACCGCCGGGCTGGTCCAGCACGCCGTGGATGAGGACTACAAGCACCTCAGCTACGTGGAGCGCGAGGACACCAAGACCGCCGTCTTCGCCTTCCTGACCGTGATGAAGCCCGGCGACCTCGCCCTGTACCAGAGCTCGGGCACCGTACGGGTGGGCGTTGTCCTGGGTGAACCCGAACACCATCAGGACAACCGGCGGTTGCGCCGCAAGGTCCGCTGGTTCGACGAAACCCACAGCATGTCGGAGCTGCCCCGGCACGTGCAGCGGCAGCTGGCGTCCTCGGGGATCGTTGTCGACATAACCCGGGTGATCCAGTCGCTCGAGGCCCTCCTGCCGGCCGAAGCGGAAGCCGAAGCCGGCGACGGCGCCGCAGCTGACATCGTCGTCGAACTCGCTTCTGAGGGTTTCCGCCCGCTGACTCCGGAATTCGCCGCTTCCCTGCACATGGACCTGGAGCCGTTGCAGGAGATCGCGGAACTCTTGGAGGAAAACCGGCAGCTGGTGCTGTACGGGCCGCCCGGTACCGGCAAGACCTATCTGGCCAAGCACTTGGCGGCGCAGCTCGCCGGCGATACCACCGACGAGCGGGTGAAGCTGGTGCAGTTCCACCCTTCGTACGCCTACGAGGACTTCTTCGAGGGTTTCCGCCCGGACAAGACGGATGAGGGACAGGTGTCCTTCAAGCTTGTCGCCGGTCCGCTGCGCCGCATCGCCGAGGAGGCGGCCAAACCCGGCAATGAGAGCAAGCCGTACTTCCTGATCATCGATGAGATGAACCGGGCGAACCTCGCGAAGGTTTTCGGCGAGCTGTACTTCCTGCTCGAGTACCGTGACGACAGGATCTATCTCCAGTACAGCCCCAACGAGCCCTTCACGCTGCCGGACAACCTGTACATCATCGGCACCATGAACACCGCGGACCGTTCCATCGCGATGATGGACGCCGCCATCCGGCGACGCTTCAACTTCATCGAGCTGCACCCCAAAACCGAGCCGGTGAAAGGCTCGCTGCTGCGCTTCCTGCAGGCCAGGGAGCTGGACACCACGCCGGCGCTGCTGATGGACGCACTCAACGATGCGATCGATGAGTGGGACCGCGACCTCATGATCGGGCCGTCCTACTTCATGAAGAAGTCCGCCCAGAGCCCCAAGGGCCTGCGCCGAATCTGGAAGTACGAGCTGATGCCGCTGCTCGAGGAGCACTATCACGGCCAGCTCAGCCGGGCCCAGCTGGAGGAACGGTTCGGACTGGACCAACTGCTCGCCCGCCTTGAGCACGCCTAG
- a CDS encoding thioesterase family protein: MRWSDMDAYGHINNVQVVRILEEARIAAFGPPRGAGLPGIEPPVPLFSEVPEGTLALVVEHKIRYVRTLEYRNIPALVQLWIGAVKGASFDIHYLVQDPVTREDCVRATSHLAFVEEATGRVLRLTPEQKETLARFTPAHPNAVRAAP; this comes from the coding sequence ATGCGCTGGAGCGATATGGATGCCTACGGCCACATCAACAATGTGCAGGTCGTCCGCATCCTGGAGGAAGCCCGCATTGCGGCGTTCGGCCCGCCCCGCGGTGCCGGATTACCCGGAATCGAGCCGCCGGTGCCGCTGTTCAGCGAGGTCCCGGAGGGCACCCTGGCCCTCGTCGTGGAGCACAAGATCCGCTACGTGCGGACGCTCGAATACCGCAACATTCCTGCGCTGGTCCAGCTCTGGATCGGCGCGGTGAAGGGAGCGAGCTTCGACATCCACTACCTGGTGCAGGACCCCGTGACGCGGGAGGACTGCGTCCGCGCCACGAGCCACCTTGCCTTCGTGGAAGAAGCCACCGGGCGCGTGCTGCGGCTGACCCCGGAGCAGAAGGAGACGCTTGCGCGGTTCACTCCCGCGCATCCGAACGCCGTCCGCGCTGCACCGTAG
- a CDS encoding ABC transporter ATP-binding protein, with amino-acid sequence MSTNEKVITNTPDAAPDDDFYEEEYTPGEADGGMFGAVASKKAEHFWPSAKRLLGLLKPERTGIIAVFFMVAVAVVLNVIAPRILGQAMDVIFGGVVGKQLPAGVTKDEFVEGLRDQGENNFADMLAKMDLIPGVGIDFQKLGFLISVVLVMYFVANIFLWLQGYVLNVLVMRVVRQLRDDTEKKLNKLPLNYFDTRQRGDILSRVTNDVDNIQQALQQAFAQLVNSALTVIGIVIMMFIVSWQLALIALIALPLSGVAAGIIGSRSQKLFASQWKNTGELNGQIEESFSGHDLVRVFGRDADMLARFDERNEALYKASFGAQFVSGMIMPVMQFVSYLSYVGIAVVGGLRVASGGMSLGDATAFIQYSREFTQPLGQMAGMANMLQSGVASAERVFEFLDADEQDAETATGQLPAKTDGHVEFRRVTFSYTPDKPLIEELSFTAEPGHTVAIVGPTGAGKTTLVNLVMRFYELQGGSITLDGVDVTQLSRAELRSKVGMVLQDAWLFGGTIYENIRYGNLDATEDQVMEAAKATFVDRFVRALPDGYNTVLDEEGNNVSAGEKQLITIARAFVANPSLLILDEATSSVDTRTEVLVQKAMAALRTDRTSFVIAHRLSTIRDADTILVMEAGRIVEQGSHAELLELKGAYYRLYMSQFAGEDAEAAFSENTADDATAVHS; translated from the coding sequence ATGAGCACCAACGAAAAGGTCATTACCAATACTCCGGACGCTGCCCCCGACGATGATTTCTACGAGGAGGAATACACCCCGGGCGAGGCCGACGGCGGCATGTTCGGCGCCGTGGCATCCAAGAAAGCCGAGCACTTCTGGCCCTCCGCGAAGCGGCTGCTGGGCCTGCTCAAGCCCGAGCGGACCGGTATCATCGCGGTCTTCTTCATGGTCGCCGTCGCCGTCGTCCTCAATGTGATCGCGCCCCGGATCCTCGGCCAGGCGATGGACGTGATCTTCGGGGGAGTGGTGGGCAAACAACTGCCCGCGGGGGTCACCAAGGATGAGTTCGTCGAGGGCCTCCGGGACCAGGGCGAGAATAACTTCGCGGACATGCTCGCCAAGATGGACCTGATCCCCGGCGTCGGCATCGACTTCCAGAAACTCGGTTTCCTCATCAGCGTGGTCCTGGTGATGTACTTCGTGGCCAATATTTTCCTCTGGCTGCAGGGCTACGTCCTGAACGTCCTCGTCATGCGCGTGGTCCGCCAATTGCGCGATGACACCGAAAAGAAGCTGAACAAGCTGCCGCTGAACTACTTCGACACCCGGCAGCGCGGCGACATCCTCTCCCGGGTCACCAACGATGTGGACAACATCCAGCAGGCGCTCCAGCAGGCCTTCGCCCAGCTGGTGAACTCCGCGCTGACGGTGATCGGCATCGTGATCATGATGTTCATCGTGTCCTGGCAGCTGGCCCTGATCGCCCTCATCGCGCTGCCGCTCTCCGGCGTTGCCGCCGGCATCATCGGCTCCCGGAGCCAGAAGCTCTTCGCCTCGCAGTGGAAGAACACCGGCGAACTCAACGGCCAGATCGAGGAATCCTTCTCCGGCCACGACCTGGTCCGCGTCTTCGGCCGCGACGCCGACATGCTCGCCCGCTTCGACGAACGCAACGAGGCCCTCTACAAGGCCAGCTTCGGCGCGCAGTTCGTCTCCGGCATGATCATGCCGGTCATGCAGTTTGTGTCTTACCTCAGCTACGTGGGCATCGCCGTCGTCGGCGGCCTCCGCGTCGCTTCCGGCGGCATGAGCCTGGGCGACGCCACCGCGTTCATCCAGTACTCCCGCGAGTTCACCCAGCCGCTGGGCCAGATGGCCGGCATGGCCAACATGCTGCAGTCCGGCGTCGCGTCCGCGGAGCGGGTCTTTGAATTCCTCGACGCCGATGAGCAGGACGCGGAGACCGCCACCGGGCAGCTCCCCGCGAAGACCGACGGCCACGTGGAGTTCCGGCGCGTCACCTTCAGCTACACCCCGGACAAGCCGCTGATCGAGGAGCTGTCCTTCACGGCCGAGCCCGGCCACACCGTGGCGATCGTCGGGCCCACCGGTGCCGGCAAGACCACCCTGGTGAACCTGGTGATGCGCTTCTACGAACTCCAGGGCGGCAGCATTACTCTCGACGGCGTTGACGTCACGCAGCTGAGCCGCGCGGAACTGCGCTCCAAGGTCGGCATGGTGTTGCAGGACGCGTGGCTGTTCGGCGGCACCATCTACGAGAACATCCGCTACGGCAATCTGGACGCCACCGAGGATCAGGTGATGGAGGCGGCCAAGGCCACCTTCGTGGACCGCTTCGTCCGGGCCCTTCCGGACGGTTACAACACCGTCCTCGACGAGGAAGGCAACAACGTCAGCGCCGGCGAGAAGCAGCTGATCACCATCGCGCGTGCCTTCGTGGCGAACCCGTCGCTGTTGATCCTGGACGAGGCGACGAGTTCGGTGGATACCCGCACCGAGGTGCTGGTCCAGAAGGCCATGGCGGCGCTGCGCACGGACCGGACCAGTTTTGTGATCGCCCACCGTCTCTCCACCATCCGCGACGCCGACACCATCCTGGTGATGGAAGCCGGGCGGATCGTGGAGCAGGGCAGTCATGCGGAACTGCTGGAGCTGAAGGGCGCCTACTACCGCCTGTACATGTCCCAGTTCGCTGGCGAGGATGCCGAGGCGGCCTTTTCGGAAAACACAGCCGACGATGCGACGGCGGTGCACAGCTGA